The Chloroflexota bacterium genome contains a region encoding:
- a CDS encoding putative sulfate exporter family transporter: protein MRQLAPGLALVVGLSLLAQAIAAGEELLLGRAWIEGLVLALLLGVAVGNSGLVSKTFEAGAAYAGKQVLEFAVVLLGAGVNAAVIASTGPRLATLIVSGVLLVLLVGFGIGRLLGLGPRLALLVATGNAICGNSAIAAMAPVIRAEKSEVAAAIALTAVLGVTLVLSLPILIPLMSLSYYQFGVVAGMGVYAVPQVLAAALPISPISAEIATTVKLGRVLMLGPIVMAVGLIVSALGSRSGGAKLRLSTFLPWFVIGFAVLAILRVAGVLPDVVAQPARTVGAWLTILAMAGLGLGVRLAAIRTVGPRVAVAVILSLGVLLATTLVLIRALGIDA, encoded by the coding sequence GTGCGGCAGCTTGCGCCGGGGCTGGCGCTCGTCGTCGGACTCTCATTGTTGGCGCAGGCCATCGCGGCCGGCGAGGAGCTGCTGCTCGGCCGCGCCTGGATCGAAGGGCTGGTGCTGGCATTGCTGCTGGGCGTCGCCGTCGGCAACAGCGGGCTCGTCTCGAAGACATTCGAGGCCGGGGCGGCTTACGCGGGCAAGCAGGTGCTGGAGTTCGCCGTTGTCCTGCTGGGGGCTGGCGTCAACGCGGCGGTCATCGCCTCGACCGGGCCGCGCCTGGCGACGCTGATCGTCTCGGGCGTGCTGCTGGTGCTGCTGGTCGGGTTCGGGATCGGCCGGCTGCTCGGGCTGGGGCCGCGTCTCGCCCTGCTGGTGGCGACGGGCAACGCGATCTGCGGCAACTCGGCCATCGCCGCCATGGCGCCGGTCATCCGCGCCGAGAAGAGCGAGGTGGCAGCGGCCATCGCGCTGACGGCTGTGCTGGGCGTGACCCTGGTCCTCTCGCTGCCGATCCTGATCCCGCTGATGAGCCTGTCGTACTACCAGTTCGGGGTCGTGGCGGGGATGGGCGTCTACGCGGTGCCGCAGGTGCTGGCGGCGGCGCTGCCGATCAGCCCGATCAGCGCCGAGATCGCCACCACCGTCAAGCTGGGCCGGGTGCTGATGCTCGGCCCCATCGTGATGGCGGTCGGCCTGATCGTCAGTGCGCTTGGCTCGCGGTCGGGCGGCGCGAAGCTGCGCCTGAGCACGTTCCTGCCCTGGTTCGTCATCGGGTTCGCCGTGCTGGCCATCCTGCGGGTGGCGGGCGTGTTGCCGGATGTTGTGGCGCAGCCGGCCAGGACGGTCGGCGCGTGGCTGACGATCCTGGCGATGGCGGGCCTGGGCCTCGGCGTCCGGCTGGCGGCCATCCGAACGGTCGGCCCGAGGGTGGCCGTGGCGGTGATCCTGTCGCTCGGCGTGCTGCTCGCGACGACGCTGGTGCTGATCCGGGCGCTCGGCATCGACGCCTGA
- a CDS encoding NAD(P)-dependent oxidoreductase — translation MSDTRVGLIGLGSMGRGIGKNLLKHGFPLTVHDANLAAVETLQVLGAEGVETPKAVAERSDIIVTVLPNGPDVESVAFGANGIVEGARPGAIVMDCSTIDPPASMALHAALAERGLKMVDAAMGRGSQQADEGTLLYMVGADDDDFETVRPLLEATGADVFHVGPPGHGITLKIVHNLLSLTMLAASCEAMILAAKAGLNVHKTLEVLQASTTGHGHLRFSIPQQAMTGDYTPGFRTVLGQKDLRLGRNLATALGVPLQTLGLSAELFTATVGKGRGDWASPAIITVLEDIVGLKLADVAKEQAEK, via the coding sequence ATGTCAGACACGCGCGTTGGTCTCATCGGGCTCGGCTCGATGGGGCGAGGCATCGGGAAGAACCTGCTCAAGCACGGGTTCCCGCTGACCGTCCACGACGCCAACCTTGCCGCCGTCGAGACGCTCCAGGTGCTGGGCGCGGAGGGCGTCGAGACGCCGAAAGCCGTCGCCGAGCGCTCCGACATCATCGTGACGGTGCTGCCGAACGGCCCTGATGTCGAGTCCGTCGCGTTCGGTGCGAACGGCATCGTGGAAGGCGCAAGGCCCGGCGCCATCGTCATGGATTGCAGCACCATCGACCCGCCGGCCTCGATGGCCCTGCACGCAGCCCTGGCCGAGCGCGGCCTCAAGATGGTGGACGCCGCCATGGGGCGGGGATCGCAGCAGGCCGACGAAGGCACACTGCTCTACATGGTTGGCGCGGACGACGACGACTTTGAGACGGTTCGACCGCTCCTCGAAGCAACGGGTGCGGATGTCTTCCATGTCGGGCCGCCCGGACACGGCATCACCCTGAAGATCGTCCACAACCTGCTCTCGCTGACGATGCTCGCCGCCAGTTGCGAGGCGATGATCCTGGCCGCCAAGGCCGGCCTGAACGTCCACAAGACGCTCGAAGTGCTCCAGGCCAGCACCACGGGCCACGGCCACCTGCGCTTCAGCATCCCGCAGCAGGCGATGACCGGCGACTACACCCCCGGCTTCCGCACGGTGCTCGGGCAGAAGGACCTGCGTCTCGGGCGCAACCTGGCGACGGCGCTCGGGGTGCCGCTCCAGACGCTCGGGCTGTCAGCCGAGCTGTTCACGGCGACCGTGGGCAAGGGGCGCGGCGACTGGGCCAGCCCGGCCATCATCACGGTGCTCGAGGACATCGTGGGGCTGAAGCTGGCCGACGTCGCGAAGGAGCAGGCGGAGAAGTAG
- a CDS encoding pyridoxamine 5'-phosphate oxidase family protein, whose translation MTVSDRTRIRTHPERAVPDEAEEILEKSLVAHVGFIADGLPVVIPMLYHYENNTVYVHGQRGGRLPRTLRAGETVCVEVTILDGLIASRHALYHSANYRSAVGFGKAREVTDRDEKEAVLERMTRRYFPGRIVGEHYSPPTDGDLKITALMAIDLDELNGKKRSGPPAGPDDADDSPDAFGTRGIVPVSPTGEVGTIE comes from the coding sequence ATGACCGTCTCCGATCGCACCCGCATTCGCACCCATCCCGAGCGCGCCGTGCCCGACGAGGCCGAGGAGATCCTCGAAAAGTCGCTGGTGGCCCACGTCGGGTTCATCGCCGATGGCCTGCCGGTCGTCATCCCGATGCTCTACCACTACGAAAACAACACGGTCTACGTCCACGGTCAGCGCGGCGGGCGCCTGCCCCGCACGCTGCGGGCCGGCGAGACGGTCTGCGTCGAGGTGACGATCCTCGACGGGCTGATCGCCTCCCGGCACGCGCTCTACCACTCGGCGAACTACCGCAGCGCCGTTGGCTTCGGGAAGGCCCGCGAGGTCACGGACCGCGACGAGAAGGAAGCCGTGCTGGAGCGGATGACCCGCCGCTACTTCCCGGGCCGGATCGTGGGCGAGCACTACAGCCCGCCGACGGATGGCGACCTGAAGATCACGGCGCTGATGGCCATCGACCTGGATGAGTTGAACGGTAAGAAGCGCTCAGGCCCGCCGGCCGGCCCCGACGACGCCGACGACAGCCCGGATGCGTTCGGGACGCGGGGCATCGTGCCGGTCTCGCCAACGGGCGAGGTCGGGACCATCGAGTAG
- a CDS encoding glycosyltransferase family 4 protein, which yields MRVVMISKALVVAAYQRKLEEIARHPDVDLTVVVPRTWDGHPYQAGFTEGYRTLVQPIRFDGNFHLFHFPALGRILAEIRPDVVHVDEEPYNLATVLAIRSALKVGARPLFFTWQNLLRRYPPPFSWFEQYTYGRCPVAIVGNQEAGDVLRQKGYRGETPAIPQFGVDPELFTPSNDGRRDEQPFTIGYVGRLTPEKGIDVLLRAVSGLDADWRLRLVGGGPLRDAIPARAAELGIGARVSVEPGVPSTEVPALMRQLDVLALPSLTMPNWKEQFGRVLIEAMACERPVVGSDSGEIPNVVGDGGLTAPEGDADALRAALARLQTDVALRAELGRRGRARVLERFTHQRIASETVAVYRSLAHR from the coding sequence ATGCGCGTCGTGATGATCTCCAAGGCCCTCGTCGTCGCGGCGTACCAGCGCAAGCTCGAAGAGATCGCGCGGCATCCCGATGTTGACCTGACCGTCGTCGTGCCGCGCACCTGGGACGGACATCCGTATCAGGCAGGGTTCACCGAGGGGTACCGGACGCTCGTCCAGCCGATCCGCTTCGACGGCAACTTTCACCTCTTCCACTTCCCGGCGCTCGGGCGGATCCTCGCCGAGATCCGGCCGGACGTCGTCCACGTGGACGAGGAGCCGTACAACCTCGCCACCGTCCTGGCGATCCGGTCGGCCCTGAAGGTCGGCGCTCGCCCGCTCTTCTTCACCTGGCAGAACCTGCTCCGGCGCTACCCGCCGCCGTTCTCCTGGTTCGAGCAGTACACCTACGGGCGGTGCCCGGTGGCCATCGTCGGGAACCAGGAGGCTGGCGACGTGCTCCGGCAGAAGGGCTACCGGGGCGAGACGCCGGCGATCCCGCAGTTCGGGGTCGATCCTGAGCTGTTCACGCCGTCGAACGACGGCCGACGCGACGAGCAGCCGTTCACCATCGGGTACGTCGGGCGGCTGACGCCGGAGAAGGGCATCGACGTGCTGCTGCGAGCCGTCAGCGGCCTGGACGCCGACTGGCGACTACGGCTGGTCGGCGGCGGCCCCCTGCGAGACGCCATCCCTGCCCGCGCCGCTGAGCTTGGCATCGGAGCGCGGGTGTCGGTGGAGCCGGGCGTCCCCTCGACGGAGGTGCCGGCGCTCATGCGGCAGCTCGACGTGCTGGCGCTGCCGTCGCTGACGATGCCGAACTGGAAGGAGCAGTTCGGGCGGGTGCTGATCGAGGCGATGGCCTGCGAGAGGCCGGTCGTCGGCTCGGACAGCGGCGAGATCCCGAACGTCGTGGGCGACGGCGGGCTGACCGCCCCCGAAGGCGACGCTGACGCCCTGCGCGCGGCGCTGGCCCGACTCCAGACGGACGTGGCCCTGCGCGCCGAGCTTGGGCGGCGAGGGCGGGCGCGGGTGCTCGAGCGGTTCACCCACCAGCGCATCGCCAGCGAGACGGTCGCGGTCTATCGCAGTCTCGCGCACCGCTGA
- a CDS encoding RecQ family ATP-dependent DNA helicase produces the protein MIDRALLADEVHARFGLLPRPPQLALIERSVSGASSLGVMPTGSGKSLTYQAASALLDGTVLVVSPLISLMRDQVEKARETLRVARLDSTLDLDEARDVLRLLARGQLDLLYVAPERLANERFLGALSRIRVPLLAVDEAHCISAWGHDFRPDYLRLPLLREDLGNPPVLALTATAPPTVQADICATLGVPDDGLVHTGSRRPNLSLHVEAPAHRERRLLEIVRDDPTAPTIVYALRQADTERLAALLDGAGVSARPYHAGLEPDVRAETQDAFLRDEIACVVATIAFGMGVDKPNVRRVIHAHAPRSLEGYVQEVGRAGRDGLPALGVLLYDDGDLPALANFVEAKAPTEDHVRGALNAAFTSKESAEVVAFNPYTVGDQFDMDAVAVRTLFARLELRGIVRALTPGYDTYQLPLHHDPEPVAAALGERDGDLWRQLVGQAKVGRVWQTLHLREAARAIDVPLASALSVVRRAEEDGGAELRASGVVHRFHVLRRPDRQTDTPALLESVRDALDGERRRLANVRGYALATTCRQGHAVAYLGDADTSACGNCDLCSGAPPLTEAQFARPDWRAGFDARLIRNLAADIGPDDVAIARALCQVTTTRSRPYRRHRAWGVLERAPYGEVLALVRETLGTG, from the coding sequence ATGATCGACAGAGCCTTGCTGGCCGACGAGGTCCACGCGCGCTTCGGCCTCCTGCCGCGTCCGCCGCAGCTTGCCCTGATCGAGCGGTCGGTGTCGGGGGCGTCGTCGCTCGGGGTGATGCCGACCGGCTCCGGCAAGAGCCTCACCTATCAGGCCGCCTCGGCCCTGCTCGACGGCACGGTGCTGGTCGTCTCCCCGCTGATCTCCCTGATGCGCGATCAGGTGGAGAAGGCCCGCGAGACGCTGCGGGTCGCCCGCCTCGACTCCACGCTGGACCTCGACGAGGCCCGCGACGTGCTGCGCCTGCTGGCCCGTGGGCAGCTCGACCTGTTGTACGTCGCTCCCGAGCGGCTGGCCAACGAGCGCTTCCTGGGGGCGCTCTCGCGGATTCGGGTGCCGCTGCTGGCCGTGGACGAGGCCCACTGCATCAGTGCGTGGGGCCACGACTTCCGGCCAGACTATCTCCGCCTGCCGCTGCTGCGCGAGGATCTCGGCAATCCGCCGGTCCTGGCCCTGACGGCGACCGCCCCGCCGACCGTCCAGGCCGACATCTGCGCCACCCTCGGCGTGCCCGACGACGGCCTCGTGCACACCGGGTCGCGCCGCCCGAACCTCTCATTGCACGTCGAGGCGCCGGCCCACCGCGAGCGTCGGCTGCTGGAGATCGTCCGTGACGATCCAACTGCGCCGACCATCGTCTACGCGCTCCGCCAGGCCGACACCGAGCGATTGGCGGCCCTGCTGGACGGGGCCGGCGTCTCGGCCCGCCCATACCACGCCGGCCTGGAGCCGGACGTTCGCGCCGAGACCCAGGACGCCTTCCTGCGCGACGAGATCGCCTGCGTCGTGGCGACCATCGCCTTCGGGATGGGGGTCGACAAGCCGAACGTTCGGCGGGTGATCCACGCCCACGCGCCGCGCAGCCTGGAGGGCTACGTCCAGGAGGTCGGTCGGGCCGGGCGTGACGGGCTGCCCGCGCTTGGCGTGCTCCTCTACGACGACGGCGACCTGCCGGCGCTGGCGAATTTCGTGGAGGCCAAGGCCCCGACCGAGGATCACGTGCGCGGCGCGCTCAACGCGGCGTTCACCTCGAAAGAGTCGGCAGAGGTCGTCGCGTTCAATCCGTACACCGTGGGCGATCAGTTCGACATGGACGCCGTGGCGGTCCGCACGCTCTTTGCGCGTCTGGAGCTGCGCGGCATCGTGCGGGCGCTGACGCCCGGCTACGACACCTATCAGCTGCCGCTCCACCACGACCCCGAGCCGGTGGCGGCGGCGCTCGGCGAGCGCGACGGCGACCTGTGGCGGCAGCTGGTCGGGCAGGCGAAGGTCGGGCGCGTCTGGCAGACCCTCCATCTGCGCGAGGCTGCGCGCGCCATCGACGTGCCGCTGGCCTCGGCGCTCTCGGTGGTGCGGCGGGCCGAGGAGGATGGCGGCGCGGAGCTGCGGGCATCGGGCGTGGTGCACCGCTTTCACGTGCTGCGCCGGCCGGACCGGCAGACCGACACGCCGGCGCTGCTGGAGTCCGTCCGCGATGCGCTCGACGGCGAGCGGCGGCGACTGGCGAACGTTCGCGGCTACGCCCTGGCGACCACCTGCCGTCAGGGGCACGCCGTCGCGTACCTGGGCGACGCCGACACCAGCGCCTGCGGCAACTGCGACCTCTGCTCGGGCGCGCCGCCGCTGACGGAGGCGCAGTTCGCGCGCCCGGACTGGCGGGCCGGGTTCGACGCCCGGCTGATCCGCAACCTGGCCGCCGACATCGGCCCAGACGACGTGGCGATCGCCCGGGCGCTCTGTCAGGTGACCACGACCCGTTCGCGTCCGTATCGCCGGCATCGGGCCTGGGGCGTGTTGGAGCGTGCACCGTACGGCGAGGTGCTGGCGCTGGTCCGCGAGACCCTCGGTACGGGCTAG
- a CDS encoding NAD-dependent succinate-semialdehyde dehydrogenase, protein MAVDVRSAAAEQLYINGEWIEATGGATFAVKNPATGEVVARAADATVEQATQAIEAADRAFKSWSKTPAEQRAEILSRAYQIMIQPDRLEHLAQTLTKENGKPLAEARGELRQAASFIQWSAEEAKRVYGRTVPASAESKRIMVLRQPVGVVAAITPWNFPGSMITRKVTPALAAGCTVVLRPASQTPFTAIEIFKVFAEAGLPAGVANLITSKKSADIGRLFVEHPLVRKITFTGSTEVGKMLASAATAHVKRTSMELGGHAPFLVFADADLDAAAQAVIASKFRNAGQTCICANRLYVERSIADTFGDKVAKLTAALKVGNGLSDGTQIGPLIDEAAREKVEDQLQDALAKGARLLVGGKRLTEGELNDGFFYAPTVVSQATDEMKVVTEETFGPLLPIIAFDTEDEAIEKANETPYGLAAYYFTRDLGRMFRVAEGLDYGIVGCNDPLPTGAQLPFGGMKESGLGRENGVEGIEAFLETKTVSIGGI, encoded by the coding sequence ATGGCAGTCGACGTACGTTCGGCCGCGGCAGAGCAGCTGTACATCAACGGTGAGTGGATCGAGGCGACAGGCGGCGCGACCTTCGCCGTCAAGAACCCGGCGACGGGCGAGGTCGTTGCACGGGCCGCCGATGCGACCGTCGAGCAGGCCACCCAGGCCATCGAGGCCGCCGACCGCGCGTTCAAGTCCTGGTCGAAGACGCCGGCCGAGCAGCGCGCCGAGATCCTGAGTCGCGCGTACCAGATCATGATCCAGCCAGACCGGCTGGAGCACCTGGCGCAGACGCTCACCAAGGAGAACGGCAAGCCGCTGGCCGAGGCACGCGGCGAGCTGCGGCAGGCCGCCAGCTTTATCCAGTGGAGCGCCGAAGAGGCCAAGCGCGTGTACGGTCGGACCGTCCCCGCCAGCGCCGAGAGCAAGCGGATCATGGTGCTGCGGCAGCCGGTCGGCGTCGTCGCGGCGATCACGCCCTGGAACTTCCCGGGCAGCATGATCACCCGCAAGGTCACCCCGGCCCTCGCAGCAGGCTGCACCGTGGTGCTGCGGCCGGCCAGCCAGACGCCGTTCACGGCCATCGAGATCTTCAAAGTCTTCGCGGAGGCCGGCCTGCCGGCGGGCGTCGCGAACCTGATCACCAGCAAGAAGTCGGCTGACATCGGGCGGCTGTTCGTCGAGCATCCGCTGGTGCGGAAGATCACGTTCACCGGCTCGACGGAGGTCGGCAAGATGCTGGCGTCCGCAGCGACCGCCCACGTCAAGCGGACCTCGATGGAGCTGGGCGGCCACGCGCCGTTCCTGGTCTTCGCGGACGCCGACCTCGACGCGGCAGCGCAGGCGGTGATCGCCTCGAAGTTCCGCAACGCCGGCCAGACCTGCATCTGCGCCAACCGACTGTATGTCGAGCGGTCGATTGCCGACACGTTCGGCGACAAGGTCGCGAAGCTGACTGCCGCGCTGAAGGTCGGGAACGGCCTGTCTGACGGCACCCAGATCGGCCCGCTGATCGACGAGGCCGCGCGTGAGAAGGTCGAGGATCAGCTGCAGGACGCGCTCGCGAAGGGCGCCAGGCTGCTGGTGGGTGGCAAGCGGCTGACCGAGGGCGAGTTGAACGACGGCTTCTTCTACGCGCCGACGGTCGTCTCGCAGGCGACTGACGAGATGAAGGTGGTCACCGAGGAGACGTTCGGGCCGCTGCTGCCGATCATCGCCTTTGACACCGAGGACGAGGCGATTGAGAAGGCGAACGAGACCCCATACGGTCTGGCCGCCTACTACTTCACGCGCGATCTCGGGCGGATGTTCCGCGTGGCCGAGGGGCTGGACTACGGCATCGTCGGCTGCAACGATCCGCTGCCCACCGGCGCGCAGTTGCCGTTCGGCGGCATGAAGGAGAGCGGCCTCGGGCGCGAGAACGGCGTCGAGGGCATCGAGGCGTTCCTCGAGACGAAGACGGTCTCCATCGGCGGGATCTAG
- a CDS encoding 2-dehydro-3-deoxyglucarate aldolase, with protein sequence MKQNVVKQKIRRGEPTIGTWLSLSSVIAAERMAVAGFDWLTVDLEHAPTNWETAMAMCAVIGAQGCAPWVRIPSATDENIKRALDLGAMGIVAPMITTPEQAAAVVRSCKYPPDGIRSFAGGRNDAAWGTDSPTYFKRANDEIFVCIQIETEESCNNAEAILAVPGVDCAFVGPQDLTGIMGLAPQLDSPDPRFAANVEKVIAAAKKNGIGSGLMVGSVKTAREWHEKGASMISLAAEARILTLAATNAVKEIMAGR encoded by the coding sequence ATGAAGCAGAACGTCGTCAAGCAGAAGATCCGCCGGGGCGAGCCGACGATCGGCACCTGGCTGAGCCTGTCGAGTGTGATCGCCGCCGAGCGCATGGCCGTGGCCGGCTTCGACTGGCTGACCGTCGACCTGGAGCACGCGCCGACCAACTGGGAGACGGCGATGGCGATGTGCGCCGTCATCGGGGCGCAGGGCTGCGCCCCATGGGTCCGCATCCCCAGCGCCACCGACGAGAACATCAAGCGCGCGCTCGACCTGGGCGCGATGGGCATCGTCGCGCCGATGATCACCACGCCCGAGCAGGCTGCCGCCGTGGTCCGCTCCTGCAAGTACCCGCCCGATGGCATCCGCAGCTTCGCCGGCGGCCGCAACGACGCCGCCTGGGGGACGGACTCGCCCACCTACTTCAAGCGGGCCAACGACGAGATCTTCGTCTGCATCCAGATCGAGACGGAAGAGTCCTGCAACAACGCCGAGGCGATCCTGGCGGTGCCGGGCGTGGACTGTGCGTTCGTCGGGCCGCAGGACCTGACCGGCATCATGGGGCTGGCCCCGCAGCTCGACAGCCCGGATCCGCGCTTCGCCGCCAATGTCGAGAAGGTCATCGCCGCCGCCAAGAAGAACGGCATCGGCTCGGGCCTGATGGTCGGCTCGGTCAAGACGGCCCGCGAGTGGCATGAGAAGGGCGCGTCGATGATCTCGTTGGCCGCCGAGGCCCGCATCCTGACGCTGGCCGCTACCAACGCCGTCAAGGAGATCATGGCCGGGCGGTAA
- a CDS encoding phosphotriesterase-related protein, giving the protein MTVLGPVDAAELGVVSPHEHLLIDLTYRWAAPPGDPARRAVAEAPLTMGHLGIARRNMGLIRDNLVLDDELMAADGLRDFKQAGGGTVVDCSQEGIGRDVEALRRISEASGVHVVAPCGAYLASSHPDYVRESSVAQLAARFARELTIGVGDTGIRAGWIGELGVGQPMYGSFLDGPKQIDDAMSPDEEKVLEAAGRAQAETGAPISVHIWNWRPNRLGLMSLDAIERGGGDPTRTVICHLDINPDLDTALRVVERGAYAELDTFGLELYNDTQATRYPRDEERIRLAAGLIERGHLERVLIAQDVCTKTQTLQYGGWGYGHISRHVEPWMRRAGFTDAQLRTLRVENPARLLAYLP; this is encoded by the coding sequence ATGACCGTACTTGGACCGGTGGATGCTGCCGAGCTTGGCGTCGTGTCGCCGCACGAGCACTTGCTGATCGACCTGACCTACCGCTGGGCGGCCCCGCCCGGCGATCCCGCCCGCCGGGCGGTGGCCGAAGCGCCCCTCACGATGGGCCATCTGGGGATCGCGCGGCGGAACATGGGACTGATCCGCGACAACCTGGTGCTGGACGACGAGCTGATGGCGGCCGACGGCCTGCGTGACTTCAAGCAGGCCGGCGGCGGGACCGTCGTGGACTGCTCTCAGGAGGGCATCGGGCGGGACGTCGAGGCGCTGCGCCGCATCTCCGAGGCCAGCGGGGTGCACGTCGTTGCGCCGTGCGGGGCGTACCTGGCGTCCTCCCACCCGGACTACGTGCGCGAGTCGTCGGTGGCGCAGCTCGCCGCCCGCTTCGCGCGGGAGCTGACGATCGGCGTCGGCGACACCGGCATCCGGGCCGGCTGGATCGGCGAGCTGGGCGTCGGGCAGCCGATGTACGGCAGCTTCCTCGACGGCCCGAAGCAGATCGACGACGCGATGTCGCCGGACGAGGAGAAGGTGCTCGAGGCGGCAGGGCGCGCCCAGGCCGAGACCGGCGCGCCGATCTCCGTGCACATCTGGAACTGGCGGCCCAACCGGCTCGGGCTGATGTCGCTGGACGCCATCGAGCGCGGCGGCGGCGACCCGACCAGGACAGTGATCTGCCACCTCGACATCAACCCCGATCTCGACACGGCCCTGCGGGTGGTTGAGCGGGGAGCGTACGCGGAGCTGGATACGTTCGGCCTGGAACTCTACAACGACACCCAGGCGACCCGCTACCCGCGCGATGAGGAGCGCATCCGGCTGGCGGCTGGCCTGATCGAGCGGGGCCACCTGGAGCGGGTGCTCATCGCCCAGGACGTCTGCACCAAGACCCAGACGCTCCAGTACGGTGGCTGGGGCTACGGGCACATCAGCCGGCACGTCGAGCCGTGGATGCGGCGGGCCGGCTTCACGGACGCCCAGCTACGCACGCTGCGCGTCGAGAACCCGGCCCGCCTGCTGGCCTACCTGCCCTGA